The window GCATATATGACTGGCGCGAATTTAGGGCGATCGGCGAAGCGAGCCTTGCCTCGGTTCCGGCGGCTGCCCGCGGCGCGCATGACGAAAGCGACGCGGCGTCCGGCATAGCCCGGTACTGGCAGGCATCCTAGGTCTGTCGAAGGATTGTAAAGATGCCACTCATTGTCAGGATCACTTCATCGCCCCGTCGGATTTCTCCGCTGGCATAGGCAATTCGCTTGCCGAGGCGATCGATCCGGCAATGTGCTTCCAGCCAGTCTCCGGTTTTGGCCCCGGCCAGGAAATTCGTCGTGAGCGTATTCGTCACGACCGACAGCGCAGGACGCTCGCTATCGTGAACCTGAAACGAGAGCGCCACGTCAGCAAATGTTGAAAGCACCCCACCGTGCGCCACGCCCAGATAGTTGGCGTGCGTCTCGAGGATGCGCATCGCCACGATCGTTCCCTGATCCTGGGAACGCAGAAAATATGGCCCCGACAAGTCGAGAAATCCGCTCGAAAACTTTGCGGGCTTGAATCCGTCTGGGGGCGCAGTCATTCCACAAACTCCTTGATGTCTGTATCGTTCAAAGCGGCATTCAGGGGGCACTATGATTTGTGCCAATGGCAGTCGCCTGCGGCAATCCTAGAAGCGAACGGCAAAGGAGCCCCAGATGACACAATCGACACAGGCAATCGCCGATGCTGAGACGATTGTCGAGGTTGTCAGGAATCACGCACGAACGATACCCGACGCAATGGCGTTCACATTCGGTGACGAAGTCCTGAGTTTTGCCGAGCTCGACGCGGGCAGCAATCGTGCAGCGAATGGGCTTTTGGCCCAAGGCATCCAGCCGGGCGACCGGGTGGCCTACCTAGGCAAGAACAGCCATCTCTATTTCGAAATACTGCTGGGGGCATTGAAGGTCGGTGCCGCAATGACGCCGGTCAACTGGCGGCTTGCCGATCCTGAAATCATCTATGTGCTCAACGATTGCCAGGCCAGGCTGCTGTTCGTTGGCGACGGCTTTGCCGAGATGGCCGCACGCGTCGCGCCTAAACTTGAGTTCGTCAAGACAATCATCGGGGTGGATGCCCAGGATGGCAACCAGACCGATTATCGTACTTGGCGTGACGGTTTCGCCGCAACCGACCCGCATCGCGAAGGCGGCAGGGACGATGATGCAGTCCAGCTCTACACGTCTGGCACGACGGGTTACCCTAAGGGTGCGGTCATGACCAATCGGTCGATCCTCGCATCGCGATCTGGCGCCTCTGAGGTGGAGCCGCTCGACTGGCAGGTTTCGGTTCCGGGGGAAGTGACCCTGCTCGCCATGCCGTGTTTTCATATCAGCGGAACAGGCACGGGTCTTGGGACCATGTTCGCCGGCACGGGCGCGATTGTCCTTCCGGAATATGATCCGACCAAAGCGCTGGAAATGATCGAGCAATATAATATTTCGAAGATCTTCATGGTCCCGGCGGCCATCCAGATCATGCTCAACCACCCGCGCGTCCATGAAGTGGACTTCAGCAGGCTCAAATACATCACCTACGGCGCATCGCCGATCCCGCTGGAACTCATGCGTGCAGCGATGGAGCGGTTTGGCTGCGGCTTTGTTCAGATGTACGGCATGACCGAAACCAGCGGCACAATCGTGACCCTCAACCCGGAGGATCATGTTCCCGAGGGCAGTCCGCGCATGCTCTCGGTCGGCAAGCCGCTGCCAGGCGTCGAAATCAAGATCATCGACAGTGAGGGGCAGGAATTGCCTGCAGGGCAGATCGGAGAAATTGCAACCCGCAGCGTCAAGAACATGAAGGGCTATTGGAACAATCCGAAGGCCACGGCCTCGACCATTGATGCGGACGGCTGGCTGAAGACCGGGGACGCAGGCTATGTCGATGAAGACGGCTACCTCTACATCCGCGACCGCGTAAAGGACATGATCAT of the Aquisediminimonas profunda genome contains:
- a CDS encoding PaaI family thioesterase, with translation MTAPPDGFKPAKFSSGFLDLSGPYFLRSQDQGTIVAMRILETHANYLGVAHGGVLSTFADVALSFQVHDSERPALSVVTNTLTTNFLAGAKTGDWLEAHCRIDRLGKRIAYASGEIRRGDEVILTMSGIFTILRQT
- a CDS encoding fatty acid--CoA ligase, encoding MTQSTQAIADAETIVEVVRNHARTIPDAMAFTFGDEVLSFAELDAGSNRAANGLLAQGIQPGDRVAYLGKNSHLYFEILLGALKVGAAMTPVNWRLADPEIIYVLNDCQARLLFVGDGFAEMAARVAPKLEFVKTIIGVDAQDGNQTDYRTWRDGFAATDPHREGGRDDDAVQLYTSGTTGYPKGAVMTNRSILASRSGASEVEPLDWQVSVPGEVTLLAMPCFHISGTGTGLGTMFAGTGAIVLPEYDPTKALEMIEQYNISKIFMVPAAIQIMLNHPRVHEVDFSRLKYITYGASPIPLELMRAAMERFGCGFVQMYGMTETSGTIVTLNPEDHVPEGSPRMLSVGKPLPGVEIKIIDSEGQELPAGQIGEIATRSVKNMKGYWNNPKATASTIDADGWLKTGDAGYVDEDGYLYIRDRVKDMIISGGENVYPAEVENAIYSHPKVADVAVIGVPDEKWGEAVKACVVVKKNESLTEAEVIAHARQHIAGYKCPKSVDFIDVLPRNPSGKVLRRELRAPYWEGKDRAVN